The proteins below come from a single Asanoa ferruginea genomic window:
- a CDS encoding globin domain-containing protein gives MTEETSSSNQADAKLLQASLEVVADRADALIASFYERLFAEYPAVRPMFPADMKPQEDKLLGAIVALVTHYETPEALRPTLLALGEKHAGWGVQPEHFTAVAGCLLATLREYAGDAFTPEVEGAWVRAYTWAAGTMMQGMAVGVAESRAA, from the coding sequence ATGACCGAGGAGACCAGCTCCAGCAATCAGGCCGACGCCAAGCTCCTGCAAGCCAGCCTCGAGGTCGTAGCCGACCGCGCCGACGCGCTCATCGCGTCGTTCTACGAGCGGCTCTTCGCGGAGTATCCCGCCGTCCGGCCCATGTTCCCCGCGGACATGAAGCCGCAGGAGGACAAGCTCCTGGGCGCGATCGTCGCGCTGGTGACCCACTACGAGACCCCCGAAGCGCTGCGCCCGACGCTGCTGGCGCTGGGCGAGAAGCACGCCGGCTGGGGCGTGCAACCCGAGCACTTCACGGCGGTAGCCGGCTGCCTGCTCGCGACGCTGCGCGAGTATGCGGGCGACGCGTTCACGCCGGAGGTCGAGGGTGCGTGGGTGCGGGCCTACACCTGGGCCGCGGGCACGATGATGCAGGGCATGGCCGTAGGCGTGGCCGAGAGCCGCGCGGCCTAG
- a CDS encoding glycoside hydrolase family 48 protein — protein MKIRLRGPRRALAMFAAGTLVAAAVAIPAGPAQAAVACDVVYATSDWPGGFTANLTIKNLGDPINGWTLGFTFPGSQRVTQGWSATWTQSGNQVTAASMPWNGSLPTGGSTGIGFNGSWSGSNPKPTSFTVNGTTCGGTPAQQPPTVDLTVPSGPFEAPADVALSATAGDPDGTVSKVEFYRNGMLVNTDTTSPYGYTLEDLPAGSYTVQAKAYDNANLTATDEASFTVTQASGPVLRANPSSVSVAEGGTSSTRLTLSAAPSSAVTVALARTGDTDVSVSPTSVTLNSSNWSTGVPVTITAAEDTDTVGGSATVTATASGYAPVAITVTEIDNDGGTGDNVYIERFLDQYGKIKNSGYFSPEGVPYHSIETLIVEAPDYGHETTSEAFSFWIWLEAQYGRVTENWAPFNNAWTVMEKYIIPSHNDQPTAGVNGTPQYAAEFNLPSQYPSALQPNVPVGQDPLRSELQSTYGTGDIYGMHWLIDVDNTYGFGRCGDGTTRPAYINTFQRGPQESVWETVPQPSCETFAFGGPNGFLDISIKDSGTPAKQWKYTNAPDADARAIEAAYWALTWATEQGKAADVSATVAKAAKMGDYLRYAMFDKYFKKIGNCVGASTCPAGSGKDSAHYLLSWYYAWGGATDPNAGWSWRIGSSHNHFGYQNPMTAWALTNVNELKPRSASAVSDWQKSFDRQLEFYQWLQSAEGGIAGGATNSWDGSYAQPPSGTPTFYGMYYDVDPVYHDPPSNQWFGMQAWSMERIAELYYATGNAKAKALLDKWVPWALANTTIGAGGAFEIPSDMSWSGAPTTWNPSSPATNTGLHVTVTKKGRDVGVAAAYARTLMYYAAKSGNAAAKTGAKGLIDALYANRDARGVVTTETREDYNRFDDVYNASTGQGLYLPPGWTGDMPNGDAIAPGKTFTDIRSFYKRDPDWAKVQSYLDGGAAPSFTYHRFWAQSDIAMAYADYGHLFPNG, from the coding sequence CCATCAAAAACCTCGGCGACCCGATCAACGGCTGGACCCTCGGCTTCACGTTCCCCGGCAGCCAGCGGGTCACCCAGGGCTGGTCGGCCACCTGGACCCAGAGCGGCAACCAGGTCACCGCGGCCAGCATGCCCTGGAACGGCAGCCTGCCCACCGGTGGCTCGACCGGCATCGGCTTCAACGGCAGTTGGAGCGGCAGCAACCCGAAGCCGACCTCGTTCACCGTCAACGGCACGACCTGCGGCGGGACGCCCGCACAGCAGCCGCCGACGGTGGATCTGACCGTCCCGTCCGGACCGTTCGAGGCGCCGGCCGACGTCGCGCTCAGCGCCACCGCCGGCGACCCGGACGGCACCGTCAGCAAGGTCGAGTTCTACCGCAACGGGATGCTGGTCAACACCGACACCACGTCGCCGTACGGCTACACGCTCGAGGACCTGCCCGCCGGGTCCTACACCGTGCAGGCCAAGGCCTACGACAACGCCAACCTGACCGCCACCGACGAGGCCAGTTTCACCGTCACCCAGGCCAGCGGGCCGGTGCTGCGGGCCAACCCGTCGTCGGTCTCGGTCGCCGAAGGCGGCACCTCGTCGACCCGGTTGACGCTCAGCGCCGCCCCCTCGTCGGCGGTCACGGTGGCACTGGCCCGCACCGGCGACACCGACGTCTCGGTCAGCCCGACCAGCGTCACGCTGAACAGCTCCAACTGGAGCACGGGCGTGCCGGTGACGATCACCGCGGCGGAGGACACCGACACCGTGGGCGGCTCGGCGACGGTCACCGCGACCGCCTCCGGGTACGCGCCGGTGGCGATCACCGTTACCGAGATCGACAACGACGGCGGCACCGGCGACAACGTCTACATCGAGCGGTTCCTGGACCAGTACGGGAAGATCAAGAACTCCGGCTACTTCAGTCCGGAGGGCGTCCCGTACCACTCGATCGAGACGTTGATCGTCGAAGCTCCCGACTACGGTCACGAGACCACCTCGGAGGCGTTCAGCTTCTGGATCTGGCTCGAGGCACAGTACGGGCGGGTGACCGAGAACTGGGCGCCGTTCAACAACGCCTGGACGGTGATGGAGAAATACATCATCCCGTCGCACAACGACCAGCCGACCGCCGGCGTCAACGGGACTCCGCAGTATGCCGCCGAGTTCAACCTGCCCAGCCAGTACCCGTCGGCCCTACAGCCGAACGTGCCGGTCGGTCAGGACCCGTTGCGCTCCGAGTTGCAGTCGACCTACGGCACCGGCGACATCTACGGCATGCACTGGCTGATCGACGTCGACAACACCTACGGCTTCGGCCGGTGCGGCGACGGGACCACCCGGCCCGCCTACATCAACACCTTCCAGCGCGGCCCCCAGGAGTCGGTGTGGGAGACCGTGCCGCAGCCCTCGTGTGAGACGTTCGCCTTCGGTGGCCCCAACGGCTTCCTGGACATCTCGATCAAGGACAGCGGCACGCCGGCGAAGCAGTGGAAATACACCAACGCGCCGGACGCCGACGCGCGGGCGATCGAGGCCGCCTACTGGGCGCTGACCTGGGCGACCGAGCAGGGCAAGGCCGCCGACGTGTCGGCCACCGTGGCCAAGGCCGCGAAGATGGGCGACTACCTGCGCTACGCGATGTTCGACAAGTACTTCAAGAAGATCGGCAACTGCGTCGGCGCGTCGACCTGCCCGGCCGGCTCCGGCAAGGACTCGGCGCACTACCTGCTCTCCTGGTATTACGCCTGGGGCGGCGCGACCGACCCGAACGCGGGCTGGTCGTGGCGGATCGGCTCCAGCCACAACCACTTCGGCTATCAGAACCCGATGACCGCGTGGGCGCTGACCAACGTCAACGAGCTCAAGCCGCGCTCGGCGTCGGCGGTCTCCGACTGGCAGAAGAGCTTCGACCGGCAACTCGAGTTCTACCAGTGGCTCCAGTCGGCCGAGGGCGGCATCGCCGGCGGCGCGACCAACAGCTGGGACGGCTCCTACGCCCAGCCGCCGTCGGGCACGCCGACGTTCTACGGCATGTACTACGACGTCGACCCCGTCTACCACGACCCGCCGTCGAACCAGTGGTTCGGCATGCAGGCCTGGTCGATGGAGCGGATCGCGGAGCTCTACTACGCGACCGGCAACGCGAAGGCCAAGGCGCTGCTCGACAAGTGGGTGCCGTGGGCGCTCGCGAACACCACGATCGGCGCCGGCGGTGCCTTCGAGATCCCGTCCGACATGAGCTGGAGCGGCGCGCCGACGACCTGGAACCCCTCGTCGCCGGCGACCAACACCGGCCTGCACGTGACGGTCACCAAGAAGGGCCGTGACGTGGGCGTCGCCGCCGCGTACGCGCGGACGCTGATGTACTACGCCGCCAAGTCCGGCAACGCGGCGGCGAAGACCGGGGCCAAGGGCCTGATCGACGCGTTGTACGCGAACCGGGACGCTCGTGGTGTCGTCACGACCGAGACCCGCGAGGACTACAACCGGTTCGACGACGTCTACAACGCCAGCACGGGCCAGGGCCTCTACCTGCCGCCGGGCTGGACGGGTGACATGCCCAACGGCGACGCGATCGCACCGGGCAAGACGTTCACCGACATCCGGTCGTTCTACAAGCGGGACCCGGACTGGGCCAAGGTTCAGTCCTACCTGGACGGTGGTGCGGCACCGAGCTTCACCTACCACCGATTCTGGGCGCAGTCCGACATCGCGATGGCGTACGCCGACTATGGCCATCTATTCCCGAATGGTTGA